From Syntrophobacterales bacterium, one genomic window encodes:
- a CDS encoding SurA N-terminal domain-containing protein: MENQQCPHCGGALANGLAICGACGKEVNENEVKDSITATSREQKEPGRKKLYAIIAIVLVVLSGAALLIFTGLLPNPLKGGWNTAAIVNGEKITIAEVDKKLDLYKKTTGINGQSDSTPAGKAAAADLRRQILNKIIHDKILVTEAAKEKITVSPQEIADKISAVKKNLKLSDKDFEAFLKSHGMTPPAFEKRMEKDILLAKLVAKGTQEKGMTRAAWVDELNKRAKVEIVTKQ; encoded by the coding sequence ATGGAAAATCAGCAATGTCCCCACTGCGGAGGCGCCCTGGCAAACGGATTGGCGATCTGCGGCGCATGCGGGAAGGAAGTGAACGAAAACGAAGTGAAAGATTCAATAACGGCGACCTCCCGGGAGCAGAAGGAACCGGGCAGGAAAAAGCTCTATGCGATCATAGCCATAGTGCTGGTGGTTTTGTCAGGCGCGGCCCTGCTGATTTTTACCGGCCTGCTGCCGAACCCGCTGAAAGGCGGCTGGAACACGGCCGCCATCGTCAATGGGGAAAAGATCACCATCGCGGAGGTGGATAAGAAATTAGACCTCTATAAAAAGACGACCGGTATAAACGGCCAGTCTGATTCCACCCCCGCGGGCAAAGCGGCCGCGGCGGATTTGAGAAGGCAGATTCTGAATAAAATAATCCATGATAAAATACTGGTGACCGAGGCGGCCAAGGAAAAAATCACCGTGTCCCCTCAGGAAATCGCCGACAAAATCAGCGCCGTCAAGAAAAACCTCAAACTTTCCGACAAGGATTTCGAGGCCTTTTTGAAAAGTCACGGTATGACGCCGCCCGCTTTCGAGAAGCGGATGGAAAAGGATATTCTGCTTGCCAAGCTCGTCGCCAAGGGAACGCAGGAAAAGGGAATGACCCGGGCAGCCTGGGTCGACGAGCTCAACAAAAGGGCAAAGGTCGAGATCGTTACGAAACAATAA
- a CDS encoding BrnA antitoxin family protein yields MEYFRTTGPGWQARIDATLKEWVAQRRQSSDR; encoded by the coding sequence TTGGAGTATTTCCGCACTACCGGCCCCGGCTGGCAGGCGCGCATTGATGCCACGCTGAAAGAGTGGGTTGCCCAACGCCGCCAAAGCAGCGACCGGTAG
- a CDS encoding type II toxin-antitoxin system PemK/MazF family toxin has protein sequence MQVKRGDVYYAALDPVVGSETGKTRPVLMVQNDVGNQYSPTTIVAVITEYSEKKATYPICVVIGTDSGLKKNSIVNLSQIHTLDKSRLTGARLATLPDELMEKVDMALKNSLSL, from the coding sequence GTGCAGGTCAAAAGAGGAGATGTCTATTACGCAGCGCTCGATCCAGTGGTGGGAAGCGAAACAGGGAAAACCCGCCCGGTGTTGATGGTTCAGAACGATGTCGGCAATCAGTACTCACCCACGACCATCGTTGCCGTCATCACCGAATATTCCGAAAAAAAAGCCACTTACCCCATCTGTGTAGTTATCGGCACTGATTCCGGCCTGAAAAAGAATTCCATCGTCAATCTCTCGCAGATCCACACCCTCGATAAAAGCAGGTTGACCGGAGCCAGGCTCGCGACTCTCCCCGACGAGCTCATGGAAAAGGTGGACATGGCGCTGAAAAACAGCCTGTCACTATAA
- a CDS encoding PIN domain-containing protein, whose amino-acid sequence MTLSEVLPKPVETGNDELAEKFKTYLKNGQNLILLPITEAIGETAGILRGKYPQLKTVDAVQIAAALDAGVDAFLTNDKKLSGIKEIKILVLNDYLF is encoded by the coding sequence ATGACCCTTTCCGAAGTCTTGCCGAAACCGGTGGAGACGGGTAATGACGAACTGGCGGAAAAATTCAAGACGTATCTCAAAAACGGACAGAACCTGATCCTGCTCCCGATTACGGAAGCCATTGGCGAAACCGCAGGCATTCTTCGGGGCAAATATCCGCAGCTTAAAACCGTTGACGCCGTTCAGATCGCTGCGGCGCTCGACGCCGGAGTGGACGCCTTTTTAACCAACGACAAGAAGCTTTCAGGAATCAAGGAAATCAAGATTCTTGTTTTGAACGATTATCTCTTCTGA
- a CDS encoding ATP-binding protein codes for MERLVARYLFDPEMTAGKMIFLTGPRQVGKTTFARNWLSSAGCSDMYFNWDDPAIIAQYRRNPLFFKNIVEERYKGEPVPIVFDEIHKQKNWRDILKGFYDSNREKIRLLVTGSSRLGMYRKSGDSLVGRYFSYRMFPLGLAEATADFSFVLADDLLLENGDSLLREVRKVDTDKHREALGGLLRLGGFPEPFLKASPKFHRRWQTDYKTLLTKEDVRDLARIADIRGLEHLVELLPSKIGAPLSVNSLREDLNCHHSTVLNWIEILKEVYLAFTIRPWHRQIQRSLKKEPKLYLYDWSMLPEEGPRFENFLAVSLMRMAARFTETGLGIFEVMYIRDTAKREVDFVLVKDNRPLALFEAKESGREITPAIRHFGRLLNLPCYQIVRDLDRAEAFPDNCFLIPAAEFLMLTG; via the coding sequence ATGGAACGTTTGGTGGCGAGATACCTGTTCGATCCCGAAATGACGGCGGGCAAGATGATCTTCCTGACCGGCCCCCGGCAGGTAGGCAAGACGACCTTTGCCCGAAACTGGCTCAGCTCCGCCGGATGCAGCGATATGTACTTCAACTGGGACGATCCTGCCATCATTGCCCAATACCGTAGAAATCCGCTCTTTTTCAAAAACATCGTCGAGGAACGATACAAAGGCGAACCCGTTCCGATTGTGTTCGACGAAATCCACAAGCAGAAAAACTGGCGGGATATCCTCAAGGGATTTTACGATTCCAACAGGGAAAAGATCCGGCTTCTGGTTACCGGAAGTTCGCGTCTGGGAATGTATCGAAAGTCGGGAGATTCGCTGGTAGGCCGATACTTTTCGTACCGGATGTTCCCTTTGGGGCTGGCCGAGGCAACGGCAGATTTTTCCTTCGTTCTGGCCGACGATCTGCTCCTTGAAAATGGCGACTCTCTACTGCGGGAGGTCAGAAAGGTCGATACAGACAAGCACAGGGAGGCCCTGGGCGGATTGCTCCGTTTGGGCGGTTTTCCGGAACCTTTCCTGAAGGCGTCGCCGAAGTTTCACCGCCGCTGGCAGACCGATTACAAGACTCTTCTGACAAAAGAGGATGTCCGCGACCTGGCCCGCATCGCCGATATCCGGGGGCTCGAACATCTGGTCGAGCTCCTCCCCTCAAAGATCGGGGCGCCCCTGAGCGTCAATTCCCTGCGGGAGGATTTGAATTGCCACCACAGCACGGTTCTCAACTGGATCGAGATTCTAAAGGAAGTATATCTGGCATTCACGATCAGGCCCTGGCACAGGCAGATCCAGCGTTCGCTGAAGAAGGAGCCCAAACTTTACTTATACGACTGGTCAATGCTGCCGGAGGAGGGGCCCCGTTTTGAGAACTTCCTGGCGGTCAGTCTCATGAGAATGGCGGCACGCTTCACGGAAACGGGCCTCGGAATTTTCGAGGTCATGTACATCCGCGACACAGCCAAACGGGAAGTCGATTTCGTCCTGGTTAAGGACAACCGGCCCCTGGCCCTTTTTGAGGCAAAGGAAAGCGGGCGCGAGATAACCCCGGCTATCCGGCATTTTGGTCGGCTGCTGAACCTCCCCTGCTACCAGATCGTCCGCGATCTGGACAGGGCAGAAGCATTCCCTGACAACTGTTTTCTGATTCCCGCCGCAGAGTTTTTGATGCTGACCGGATAA
- a CDS encoding type II toxin-antitoxin system YafQ family toxin, with translation MKQIHGSTAFEKDVKRQLGRGKDMEKLKSVIRSLWRKEKLDSIYRDHKLAGNYYGCRDCHIESDWLLIYKYDENTLFLIRTGTHSDLFK, from the coding sequence ATGAAGCAAATTCATGGCAGTACCGCTTTTGAGAAAGACGTCAAACGCCAGCTTGGAAGAGGCAAGGACATGGAAAAACTTAAATCCGTAATACGTTCTCTATGGCGCAAAGAAAAATTGGATTCAATATATCGGGACCATAAATTGGCAGGAAATTATTATGGTTGCAGAGATTGCCATATTGAATCAGATTGGCTGCTAATTTACAAATATGATGAAAACACTTTATTCCTGATAAGAACCGGGACACATTCAGATTTATTTAAGTAA